A DNA window from Pleuronectes platessa chromosome 19, fPlePla1.1, whole genome shotgun sequence contains the following coding sequences:
- the stoml2 gene encoding stomatin-like protein 2, mitochondrial yields the protein MLRSLCRAGGAILQQTQRTAPRLLVTPAQQRWASSLPMNTVVLFVPQQEAWVVERMGRFHRILEPGLNFLIPVLDRIRYVQSLKEIVIDVPEQSAVSLDNVTLQIDGVLYLRILDPFKASYGVEDPEYAVTQLAQTTMRSELGKLTLDKVFRERECLNSNIVHSINTAAEDWGIRCLRYEIKDIHVPPRVKESMQMQVEAERKKRATVLESEGTREAAINVAEGCKQSQILASEGEKAEKINNALGEAQAVVAKAEAKAKAIRMLSEALAEQNGNAAASLNVAEQYVAAFSKLAKESNTILLPSNTGDISSMVTQAMTIYSSLAKQSPIRAEAAAKREELQSQSTSTQ from the exons ATGTTGCGGTCGCTGTGTCGAGCCGGAGGAGCCATTTTACAG CAAACCCAGAGGACAGCTCCCAGGTTGTTGGTCACaccagcgcagcagcgatggGCGTCCAGTCTGCCCATGAACACCGTGGTCCTGTTCGTGCCCCAGCAGGAAGCCTGGGTGGTGGAGAGGATGGGTCGCTTCCACCGCATCCTGGAGCCG GGTTTGAATTTCCTCATACCCGTACTCGACCGAATCCGCTACGTCCAAAGTCTCAAGGAGATTGTGATCGATGTCCCGGAGCAGTCTGCGGTTTCTCTCG ataATGTAACACTACAGATTGATGGAGTTCTTTACCTGAGGATCCTAGACCCCTTTAAG GCCAGTTACGGTGTCGAGGATCCAGAATACGCCGTCACGCAGTTGGCTCAGACCACCATGCGTTCAGAACTGGGCAAACTCACACTGGACAAAGTTTTCAGG gaaagGGAGTGCCTCAATTCCAACATCGTCCACTCCATCAACACCGCTGCAGAGGACTGGGGCATCCGCTGCCTCCGTTACGAAATCAAAGACATACACGTCCCACCTCGTGTCAAAGAATCCATGCAGATGCAG GTGGAGGCTGAGCGTAAGAAGCGAGCCACGGTGCTGGAGTCTGAGGGGACGAGGGAAGCGGCCATTAACGTCGCCGAGGGTTGTAAACAATCTCAGATCCTGGCGTCGGAGGGAGAGAAGGCAGAGAAGATCAACAATGCGTTAG GTGAGGCTCAGGCTGTGGTAGCAAAAGCTGAAGCGAAGGCCAAAGCCATCCGGATGCTGTCAGAGGCTCTGGCTGAGCAG AATGGAAACGCAGCAGCTTCACTAAATGTGGCCGAGCAGTACGTGGCTGCTTTCTCCAAGCTCGCCAAAGAGTCCAACACCATCCTCCTGCCGTCTAACACCGGGGACATCAGCAGCATGGTCACACAG GCGATGACCATCTACAGCTCGCTGGCGAAGCAGAGcccaatcagagcagaggcgGCGGCGAAgagggaggagctgcagagccaATCGACATCGACTCAGTAG